The region tttctttcactaaCGAGAGGTGTAGTAAGGTGAACAATGCTGGTAGATCTCAGTTTACGATTTGTTTTAGCTCTTTGTATGACGGCATAAGAAGGCCATTGAGGATCGTTCAAAGCTTTAAACGTGGCTTTCAGTAAATGCAGCTTGCGACGCTGCATGACAAGTAGCCATCCGATATTGAATGATGCAGTCAGTAGGGTTGCTGTATAAATATAAAATGTATCTTGCTTGTTTGTTAACATCTTTCAGGTTTCTGATGGGGGCATCGTGTGGGGGAGACACGAAACCGGAGGAAGAACCTGCATACATTGCTGTTGGCCTTCAAACACACCACGCCTACTCAGTACTTGACGTTAAGGACGTTCACGGGATTAGGTACTTAGAAGCCTCCACAGTACTAGTCGTTTGACTCGCTTACATTTATTATGAATCACAGTCTGACCTTGCAGGCATAttctttgcttttattgttgCTTAGGCTGGTTCGCCTTCGCAATCCCTGGGGTCGCTTTTCATGGACAGGTGATTGGTCTGATGCATCGCCTTTGTGGACCCGAGAGCTGCGCTATGAACTTATGGCCCTTGGGTCTGGGGAGGGAGTATTTTGGATGTCTCTCGAGGACTTTATGAAGTAAGTATTGCAGTCATGGATTAAATCTTGTGTATCTCTTTGTCATCTACTTTATTTTGTGGATTTGCAAAAGCAATATCAATATTCCCGTAGTTGGCCAAACAGCAAGAAAGAGCAACTCAGCATACACCATTACTCAAAGGGACTCTTCCCCTATCAGTATGGGCCATGTTGTCGGAAGTATAAGAGCAAAAGTCAGAATGATGCTCGCCAAAGGCGATCTCAAACAAAGATTGTCAGGTTTTTGTTTATACAGGGCAGATCCAGAAGAGCTCCGGTTGATAAACACAGCGGAACTTGCTCCTTGAATCGGACATCCACACTACCTGGCTTCACCGCCTTCCCCCCATTCCTGCTTTGATGAGGATTGGCTGACTGAAGCCATTTATGCAGAGTGCAAGCCAAGTGGATCATACATTATCCATCGAAacaagagaggaaaaaaacaccCTTGTAAAGTACTTGAATTCTCCTTTCTGAGCTGCACATTAAAGTAtaccaatttttattttttcattgagGTATTTTGATAGTGTGGATGTCTGTAAGATCAGAGATAACTGGGCAGAGGTTCGTGTTAATGGCTGTTTCCCACCTTTTGCTGGTTCACCTGCTAAGATTGCCGTGGTGTCCGTGTTTTCCACCACTGAAGTTGATTTGTGTTTATTCCAAGAAGGCTTGAGGTACGAGGTACCTTTACTTAAAGAATAAAATACTGTAAATGAACGAGGATATAGAGTACGTGAAATATTGTAGAGCACCACTGAGGGAAACAATCGTTCGAAAATAGCAGTATGCATAAATATAATCAACCTCGCTTTATCCaataactggaaaaaaaaagtgcccTCATGTTACTTGTGCTGTAAGCCTTCATATTAATGCCGGCCGGTCAGCGGACATTTGTCCGGCGAATTTAAGGTTTTGACTGGCGAATGCTAAGTCTGACTGGACATGCCGACCGAGCTCTTCTGTTATGATGTGAAATActgataaaaatatattttcatgtAAGAAAGGCAAACGTGAAGGTAGACTTTTAATATAATGGCTgtaatgcattttgatttgttcttatttacagctcaAGTTTCACGTCTAAGTTAAATGTGAACACGCTAATCCTGCCAATATTCATACGGAAGTCGCGTagtcttcattaaataattgTGAAGACACTTTTTTTAAAGTGATTTTATTACACTGAAACTCTTTTTTGTCCGATCAAACTGACTGCATGTCAAgtcaaaccttgtccctggCCTGACCTATGGCCAGCTTATAGAAGAAAATGATTTGCAGGCTTGTGCTATGAATCATTAATGAATATTAGGGGGCGCAGGGTGCACCTGtatgtttctttattttacctCTTAAATTCTTGTCTTACAGGGGAATTCCCGAAGGTTCAAGGTCTCTTCTTGATATGTCAGTCATTGTTTGCCGTACGTCGATAGGAACATCAAATCCGAGACCCCTTTCATTGGTCTTCCACAGTAAACGACAAGTAAAGAGCAATGTGTCATGTAATGCTATATTGGAAGAAGGAACTTACATGATTAGTATGTATACCCAGTGTAGTTCGATTTGAGTGTTCATATTACACTCAAATCCATCCAGTTAGCTATGTGGAATTTGAGATAACTTTGCGGTATTGAAAATTGCGGGAACTGCTGCAATTGCAACcaaactttttttattatactgGTTTCACTTGATCTTGAACATCTCTAATCTCCTTTAAGGGAATTATTTATCTTGCCTTGAGTTTCTTCAATTTATTGTTGTCTTTTAGTTTGTTCCGCTTTCAACCACTGGCAGTCTTTTGAAGCACAGAGAACTGAAACATCTTCCGTCAGTGGACATGCCGatgaagatatttttccaaGTTATGTTCTGGCTGTTCACAGCTCGCGTCCTGTGATGTTAGATCAAGTACCCATGCCAGAGTTTTGTTTAGCAGATACCTTGCTGTTGTTGGCCACGACATATGGGGAACAACATAAGGTAATTCGCGACAGTGAATAGTAACAGTTTGTTGTATTAGCCGTCGTTTCTACacaagtatatatatatatgtgtgaaCCGATTTGTTATAGTAACGAGTTTCGTTAGTTGAATTGCATTGAATAGGGAGATGAATAAAGAAATGGTTTCCAGTGGGATGTAAGAACCACTTTAGTTGATTGCGGGAATTGCCACAAGTGATGTACGGTAATATTGATTGTGTAGCATCTCTTGCGTCTTCTTTGGCTACGTCAATGCACGCTCAAGTATTTGTTCGGTTTCTCTTTGGAGATATCTGTCACATTGCTGATTCGAAGTACCGTAATAATCCCCGCCAAATATAAGCCCCCTAAAGTCGCAGCGCAGAAAACCCTCGGCTaaatcccccccccccccccccccgtcTGAATATAAGCCGTCCGGGGCTTATACTTGGAAATTGCttccaaagcaaaaacaaagcattAACGGTACGGTAAACacgtaatttttttatttgccttCCAACTATAAGTTAACCTGATCGACTCTGTAACGCAAATTTCTCATCGTACGTAAGCCCCTCCACAAGTAAGCCCCTCAAACTGGCCTTTGAAAGATAGAAGTCCCGGACCTTAGTTTCGAAATTTtcctgtgaagtgatatatgaaatgtttcatatattgaactgcggatttgaaatcaagtaagctatggtcatcgcagttatgaacgcaatttaagcaattgcgtttagaagcctgaaaaagtcaggacttcaacggggtttgaacccgtgacctcgcgataccggtgcgacgctctaaccaactgagctatacATAGCTAtacctgactttttcaggcttctaaacgcaattgcttaaattgcgttcataactgcgaagatcatagcttacttaaaTTTTACTGTATTTGAAAAAGGTCGCGACCCGGTAATATGCCATCCTTTACGTTTTCTGTCGACTTTCTCCAAATTTCTTGATCCTTGTCGCCAGCTGTGCTGTCCATAACTGAAAACTACTTAGGATTTCTTGTAGAATTTTTATCTATAGATGCTTTACATTGTCGTTGTGACGTTTTTCATATCAAAGCAATCCCACAGAATCACTGACAGTAAAGCACCTAAATAATGCACCCACGTGGTATTTGCGTTAGCAGGGAATTACTGGAGTAACTTGTTATTATATGGCGCAAGGCATCGCGGGATTGTTAGTTGTAGCGGAAAACCGCCTACCAGATCACAACCTGATCGTGGACTGTGACTGCTCTGAAAGTTTCAATGTGGTGTCTTCGAGAGGAGTCCTTACGACCGCTGACTGTGTTCCCCCACTGCACAAGTAAGTTAGAGGTTAATGTTGGACGTTTGAGGGCAAGACTGCTAGTAACCTCTTCGATTAGTCCATTGCTCCAATTCGAATAACGAGAAGCTTGTTCGTTCGCCCCAACTTCGCTCCAAGGGCTCTTTTTCTGGACGGGAGGGATAAGGAAGGAAAAGAGCCCTAGAGACGAGGTTGGACACCCGAAAGAGTTTctaacttttattttttagtttatttgcaTCCGATTGGTTCATAAAGACTTAGTGTTCTCAATATGCCAAACGAATTTCGTTGAGGTACCTGTCCACCTCTGTGGCGGCATGCAAACGACCGCCacgttttcaaagaaaagatttATCTGCTCTATTTTTCCCGCAAATAATGACGCAATGTAAGCTAACGTCAGTGTTTGCTATGCGCGGTTCGATGGAAACctcattttaaataatttatattctGTGTTTTCGGTTACCGGATTAAACTACTTATAATGTTGTGTTCCCTTGAATCGTTGTACGTTTCAATGGCAGTTTTTTCGTGTgtatgtttgtttgtgtttttcgtGTAAAGAGCAAATTATattgtttcaaattcaattcttCCTTCTCCAGGCAAGTTCTCATTCTGCTAACTCAACTGGAAGGTTCAGAGGGCTTTGCTGTCTCTCACAAACTCAGCTTTAAAGTTTTGGTACACAATGGTTACAGGGCGTGCGGCTTACAGAACACGCCCCCGCTTTCACCAGGACAGTCAGGACTTCATTGTGCCAGACCGTTATAAATGAGCCATTTGTTTTCCAACGATTCTGATAGCTTTGTCATCCATCCTTGTGACTTAAAAATAGAACGGACTCTATCTTCAACGATGGTTGCTCCATCTTCCCTCTAACCTTCAGGAGTCGTTAAAACCGGATAATGGATTAGAGTATTTCTGCGTTCTTGACGTTCGCGGTAATGATATTTATATTAGAGAGGTTGAGCATCACGTTTAaggcaaacggcaaacagtaAGCAGGTGCGTGTCACAAATtcatgaaaatttacgtttttcatcttgtctcactcttttgagaaTTTACTTAATATATCTAGttaacagacaagaaaggagcttAAGTAAATCAAGTATCTCCGTGCTTtggcaaaaggaaaatttcatcttgccaTTTGCTGTAAACGGCATTCTTAACCTCTCCATTGTCACGATGGTGAACGCTTGAATGTGTGGACAAAATTCTGTCATTCTTAAAAGCTACTTTTTACTTTAAATTCTTGACAGACAAGGAAATGATGTAATAAGGGTTTAGTACTCTTTACTGtttttattagtattattgttattagtaatattattattattgctgttatttatattttaattaatatgTTGCGGAATTTCTACGCTGCGATTCTTATGCACTAAAGATTATATACGCAGAAGAAAATAAGTTTGTTCCAGCGGACGTAACATGCCCATAAAACGGAATTATTTCAACTCAGTACTATTACCGTCACAGACCTTTGAGTTGAGTCGTACGTCGCTACCAATCTTGAATATTGGCCCTCaagaaatctcaaaattgTCGTAATGGATGAGAGGGGCGAGTACTTGTTCAAGGCTaaagtttttgaaagaatTCCATCTTTTCTGTAACGTGTTTATATATGTTATGAGCACTTAGAATGTGAAAAGATATCAATAAAAGTGCAGCGACCTGTGTAACTCGTAAGATGTGTCTTTGTTCTCAATTGTGCGTTCCTTaagtttgttttattaaagttCTCTTCTAGCTTATTTCCTTGGTGGTTTGAAAAAGTGGAGAGGGAACTGGATGAGAGAACATAGGAAAGGACAAATGCCTGTACATATGATTACAACGAGCAAGAGTGTTAAATAACATGAACATATAAACATCGTGCGAGGTGTTTTTAGCTTACGAAGACTGCACTTGTTGACAAGTCCCGCAAAGAGACGTCTTATTTGTCATCAGTCTCTAATGCTGTTGAGGACACTTAAATGCAGATAAACGATAAGACGACGCAGTTTCTGTGATTGAAGTTAGCAAAATAGTGACTAGTTCTTTTCGGCCGAGGGAAGTGATAGCCGCCAGGGAATATATCTGCGTTCGCAAGGTAATCTGTTGTATGCAAAACTAGAAATTATCATATGACCCGTACGGCCACGCGCGCACTTTCATTGCAGAgctattgagaaaatccccgtatgagggTCGTACGCGATGGGGCGAGCACgagcctgtttctcgaaagtcccgaagcTTGTCGAATGCTTTTcgagtgacataattctctttgtgtcttcaaaacaaaggcgtctcgaggaacgaaactttgcagtcgtttaaatttttatgccctttacaacatatgaaaagaccagcttcacagaataagCGAGTCGGAGTTTTATcgatggcttttcgggcccgaaaagctttcgggactttcgagaaacgggccccaagGCGGGAAAAAAGCCGTCCGGCCTTGCTAGGATCgcgtacggccctcatacggggattttctGAATAGTTTTGCGATGAAAGCGCGCGCGAGATGCAaactaaaacaactttgttgctaTATAAATCCCGACTTTTCGGTCAAAATGAGCGACGTAACTGAACATTGCAAAAAAAGCGCCGTGCTAATATGATAAAATGCTTATTCATCGGTCATGGCGCACGGACCTCGCTGTGCTCTGTCCGTACGCCATGACCTCGGGCCAAATGTTTTCCGTCCCTCCCATTCAGTCAATAAGCACATAAtaggagaaaaaagaaaaaaagaaaaaagaccgTAATGGAAGGTGACTCGTTTAAATATATTCCCTCATTCTCTTACACGACCTTCACAAACAATATGTGCCTTTGTAAATCGGCCATTTAACAAATCATGGCATTATTTCACACGTGTTTCAAGTTTTGTCCAAACTTTCATGCTTCCTCAGCCTCAAGAAGAGGGAAATTGTAAGAATTTGGACAAAAGATACATAAAAATGATCACCTTTGAACAAACATCAAACTTGGAAACTTACGCTCACAAGGTGCGAATTTTTCACTACAGAAAACGTTGCCATAGCCAATttgtgatttcaaataaacacCAAAATTGTGCACCAAAATTAAGGAGTAATTTGTTATCCATGATAATATGTTTGAAAGAAGTGCATATAAGTATTGTTGGGAAAGAGCTCAATCACGTTAAAGGCGCCTTAAAGTGGAGATTCTGATGTCCAATTGAGAGCCTCTAAACTCGAAAAATTTGATGAGTGTCACTGGTAAGCTTTCCATTGGTTTCAATTGTTTTGCAGATTATGAAATGGTCACATTTGGAGTTGAAGGTGGGAGTCTATTTCTGACAAACAAGTGAATGAGAACTTTTTGTTGAGGTTAAATCTGTGCTCTTGCCAAAATTCCCTCTTATAATAagctttatttctttcatgaCTATCACTTCTACGAACTGTTAACTTTCCCACAAAAAAAAGTCCCAAACCAAGTCAATTCCGTCAATGTTTTAATTGGTCGACGGAGTGTCAACGAATGTATATATTCCCATGAGGATTTTGCACGTTCTTGACATGTGACAAGCCATTTTGTCCGCAAGGGTCGTGTGTTGGCCAGTTTCCACTCTGAGTAGAGCTCTCCCAGTAGTAGTAGGTCTTCAACCACGTTGGACTCTTTGTGTTCCATAGATGAGGACCATAATTGCCAGCTGCTTCTTTGGTTAGCAAGCGAATCTCATCTGGTGCCACATTTTGACAGGCAGCGGCGATGATTTTTACGACGTGGCAGTTAAGACTTCCTTTCTTATATTCCACTAAGCTTCCCTCTCCTTCAGTACATACGATCCAGTGGTTTATATTAGACTTCACCATGAATTGGTGCCCAATAAGTTTCCATAGCTTGAAGTCCATTGCTCCAGGCTCCGTTTCACTTAACGTTGAAATCTTGCTCTCAGGGATGTCACCATTGGCTGGCCACGATGGACGTGGCCAAACTGCATTAGTTCCACTTGCAAAATTCCTGTTGAAGTTAGGAAACACAGTAAAGGTGTCTGAATAAATGACGTACTGGCGCTGCAGATCATTTACCTATTTTTAATGTGCCACTGGTATAAAAACCTTCGCAACGAAGTGACCCGCTGCAAGAAAATCGGTGCAAACTAATGCAGCAATTGTGAATGTATAGCAAATACTGTTCGTGGTTGTCAGTGGTTATCGTTCCTAGGGGCTTATTTCCCTCTAATTTCTTTTGGGGTAACAAACTTAATCACCCTTTGAAACAAAGATTCGAAGAAACTGTGCTGCGCAGTAAAACTGATGAAAGGTGAAGGAAAGTTCAAATTTGCGCACAAAAATTGTAAATGTTAACCAAACGTTTCGAGGGTACTACCTCTTCATCCGTGTTTGAGAGCTACTGAAAAATAGCGTGAGTAACGTAACGTAGTGAGGGTGCTTCTGAATAGATAATCACGAAGGTTCTGATCACGTCGATAAGCATACAAGATGCGCAGGGGGTGAAAAATAGTTGCAGTGTGAGTACCCTCGAAACGTTTGCTTaacatttacaatttttttgcgCAAATTTGAACTTTCCTTCGCCTTTTACCCTTTGAATGCATCGAGGCTCAGAAGAAGGCATTCTTTAGAAACGAAATGTCAGAACCTCAATTGCTCTGATTGTAATTTAAACCCCAAATGTTCCGTAGAAAACTCACAGATTTCATCTCAAAAGGACTGGGCGCAGAACTTGGTCCAAAAAGGTAATTGTAGCAAATTGGCGCTAAGCAATAGTTAGGCATTTGGTTTAAACAACTCAGTATGGTATCTCTAAATGTATTAATAACAACTTACAGATAATTTGTGAACTTGTAACTGTATACCAGTGTCCATCCACCACCATCAAATTCTTGATCGCAATACGCTTGGAATACCTTTCCTCCGTCCGGATTAATCCAATATAGTCCAGACCCACCGAGAGGgttttcagttttgataaCCTTGCATGACTGGCCAGGATGAGCTTGGTCTTCACCAGTATGCACCGGTGTAGTGGTAGCTGGCTTGGTGGTAGATGCAGGTTTGGTAGGTTCTGTCTGTCCTGATAATTACAATATCGAGCAAACGATTTGCTTGCATGAAGTattgcttttttaactttatttgcTATGTTCTTGTATAGAAATACTTAACGAAGACGTAGCTGTCCCTCAGGTAGTTTTTGTGCGACGTATAgtggatttaaaaaaaattgtaagcaGCATCGCTTCTGACTGGGTTATGAACAGTTGTGTAAAATACCACAGGAGTTTCTAGAAAACAACACTTAAAAGACCTTTCAAGTTAAAACAATGAGATTTGTCGAAACAGTCACCATAA is a window of Acropora palmata chromosome 4, jaAcrPala1.3, whole genome shotgun sequence DNA encoding:
- the LOC141879255 gene encoding uncharacterized protein LOC141879255 produces the protein MKVLVLVATILCILEVTEGDPCKSFKVLVDADRERKYNQDSGKSDVNDLKADDWYRFSGKAGFRLSNRKKIDECQPGIQCGTSSPGFMIGYNPVREGKTRKRKVCFSQGGNCCAHQVTVKTKRCPGGFLVYMLTAVPTGNGRYCGHARQTEPTKPASTTKPATTTPVHTGEDQAHPGQSCKVIKTENPLGGSGLYWINPDGGKVFQAYCDQEFDGGGWTLVYSYKFTNYLNFASGTNAVWPRPSWPANGDIPESKISTLSETEPGAMDFKLWKLIGHQFMVKSNINHWIVCTEGEGSLVEYKKGSLNCHVVKIIAAACQNVAPDEIRLLTKEAAGNYGPHLWNTKSPTWLKTYYYWESSTQSGNWPTHDPCGQNGLSHVKNVQNPHGNIYIR